A genomic window from Thalassoroseus pseudoceratinae includes:
- the ndk gene encoding nucleoside-diphosphate kinase — MERTLILIKPDAVERRLAGRILSRFEERGLKIVGLKLLQVTPELSKQHYAEHVEKPFYPDLEQFITSGPVVAIVAEGPEAISVVRTMMGKTNGRESAPGTIRGDFGMSRQMNLVHGSDGPEAAEREISIYFQSNELIDYPTNLDSLTCADDEK; from the coding sequence TTGGAACGCACGCTGATTTTGATCAAACCCGATGCCGTCGAACGCCGATTGGCTGGTCGGATTCTGTCTCGGTTCGAGGAGCGTGGCCTGAAAATCGTCGGGCTCAAATTGTTGCAAGTCACGCCGGAACTCTCGAAGCAACACTACGCCGAACACGTTGAGAAGCCGTTCTATCCCGACTTGGAACAGTTCATTACCTCGGGCCCGGTTGTGGCGATTGTTGCCGAAGGCCCGGAAGCCATCAGTGTGGTGCGGACGATGATGGGCAAAACCAACGGTCGCGAATCTGCTCCCGGCACCATCCGTGGCGACTTCGGTATGTCTCGTCAGATGAACCTCGTTCACGGCAGCGACGGCCCCGAAGCCGCCGAGCGAGAAATCAGCATCTACTTCCAATCAAACGAACTCATCGACTACCCAACAAACCTCGATTCTCTGACCTGCGCGGATGACGAGAAGTAA